A region of Syntrophales bacterium DNA encodes the following proteins:
- a CDS encoding RnfABCDGE type electron transport complex subunit D: MNNKLIVSYAPHWHDGSRISTRNINIMIAALPALFVGFSIFGMPALRVVALSIGSAMLAELLINLVTRKDLTIDDGSAAVSGLLLGMLLPASVPWWLVVIGAFAAIIIGKQVFGGIGANPLNPTLVGFAIIMVSWKGHLNFDEALLNYDLGFYMAYPLAALKYFGTAATDKYDLMNLLIGKQSGGIGAVCGLGLLIGGVYLMLRGFIRWEISLSFLVGVFITAFLFNIANPEKYASPLFHLLTGNVMLGAFFLATDDTTSPVNFIPMLIFGLACGIMTVLIRCTGLYYDGVVFTILLMNIINPLLDKISPKAIGKVVENA, encoded by the coding sequence ATGAATAATAAACTTATTGTTTCCTATGCCCCCCATTGGCACGACGGAAGCAGGATATCTACCAGAAATATTAATATAATGATAGCGGCGCTTCCGGCCCTATTTGTAGGATTTTCAATTTTCGGGATGCCTGCCTTAAGAGTTGTTGCCCTGTCTATCGGTTCTGCAATGCTTGCCGAGTTGCTTATAAATCTTGTCACCAGAAAAGACCTTACTATTGATGATGGAAGCGCCGCCGTTAGCGGGCTTCTTCTTGGCATGCTTCTTCCCGCCAGCGTACCATGGTGGCTGGTAGTGATTGGCGCCTTTGCTGCCATCATCATCGGCAAACAGGTCTTCGGAGGTATTGGGGCAAATCCTTTAAATCCTACCCTCGTTGGTTTTGCCATTATCATGGTTTCATGGAAAGGCCATTTAAATTTTGATGAGGCGCTTCTAAATTACGATCTCGGTTTTTATATGGCTTATCCTTTGGCAGCACTGAAGTATTTTGGAACAGCGGCAACTGACAAATATGACTTGATGAACCTTTTAATAGGAAAGCAGTCAGGAGGTATCGGCGCTGTATGCGGGCTGGGTCTTCTGATCGGCGGTGTTTACCTTATGTTGAGGGGATTTATCAGGTGGGAAATATCCCTCTCTTTTCTGGTTGGTGTTTTCATTACCGCTTTTCTCTTCAATATTGCCAACCCGGAAAAGTACGCATCACCCCTGTTTCACCTGTTAACAGGAAACGTTATGCTCGGGGCATTCTTCTTAGCTACTGACGATACAACCTCACCGGTTAATTTTATTCCCATGCTGATATTTGGACTGGCTTGTGGAATAATGACAGTCCTAATCAGGTGTACCGGATTGTATTATGATGGGGTGGTTTTTACCATTCTCCTTATGAACATTATCAATCCGCTTCTGGATAAAATCAGTCCGAAGGCTATTGGAAAGGTGGTAGAAAATGCGTGA